The Methanocella arvoryzae MRE50 genome includes a region encoding these proteins:
- a CDS encoding S26 family signal peptidase, with product MISRYPDNDPSKIHPAARLAVEILPAIILFLTLIVVLYGYAGTWPPAVSIISSSMEPHMHRGDEVFIQSPGKAGIHTAHDSFITGYMTYGGYGDVIVYRPSGRTDVTPVIHRAIYWVNESEPMWPRGPPAPHSGYITLGDNNGGRYDQYPDSGICPLEPVREEWVMGVAKHRVPYLGYLRLLIPI from the coding sequence ATGATTTCTCGTTACCCGGACAACGACCCGTCCAAGATTCACCCGGCAGCCAGGCTTGCCGTGGAAATTCTCCCGGCGATCATACTATTTCTGACGCTGATCGTCGTCCTCTACGGCTACGCAGGCACCTGGCCCCCCGCGGTGAGCATCATCAGCTCCAGCATGGAGCCCCACATGCACCGGGGAGACGAGGTGTTCATCCAGAGCCCGGGCAAGGCTGGCATACACACCGCCCACGACTCGTTTATCACCGGCTACATGACCTACGGCGGCTACGGCGACGTGATCGTGTACCGGCCGTCCGGCCGGACCGACGTCACCCCCGTCATTCACAGGGCCATCTACTGGGTCAACGAATCCGAGCCCATGTGGCCCCGGGGACCGCCAGCCCCCCATTCGGGGTACATCACCCTCGGCGACAACAACGGCGGCCGGTATGATCAATATCCGGATTCCGGCATCTGCCCGCTGGAGCCGGTGAGAGAAGAGTGGGTCATGGGTGTGGCCAAGCACAGAGTGCCATACCTCGGGTATCTACGATTACTCATACCGATTTAA
- a CDS encoding DUF5788 family protein has product MSAIKGTKPGEVLRDVRKLKKELLRPAAPQVLIPPEKRMITPEERRDLELRLHRLLVWVGVMTPLEFELKGQKLPLHDIVWDLLSKDCLTEDEKEDVRRLIWQLIKHEKADEEILHNNDLTLEEAKEIYKEAAGLLRAIMSLKSLVGKKDRCTIRHTVNRRRIEDAQNWLAFIKELT; this is encoded by the coding sequence ATGAGTGCCATCAAAGGCACGAAGCCCGGAGAAGTTCTCCGCGACGTCCGCAAGCTCAAAAAAGAGCTTCTCAGGCCAGCGGCGCCGCAGGTGCTCATCCCGCCGGAGAAGCGGATGATCACCCCGGAAGAGCGCCGTGATCTGGAGCTTCGCTTGCACCGCCTGCTCGTCTGGGTGGGCGTGATGACCCCGCTGGAGTTCGAGCTCAAAGGCCAGAAACTGCCCCTCCACGACATCGTCTGGGACTTGCTCTCCAAGGACTGCCTGACCGAAGATGAGAAAGAGGACGTGCGCAGGCTCATCTGGCAACTGATTAAGCACGAGAAGGCCGACGAGGAGATCCTGCACAACAACGACCTCACCCTCGAAGAGGCAAAGGAGATCTACAAGGAAGCCGCAGGCCTGCTCCGGGCTATCATGAGCCTCAAAAGCCTGGTCGGTAAAAAGGACCGGTGTACCATACGGCACACGGTCAACAGGCGCAGGATTGAAGACGCCCAGAACTGGCTGGCATTTATCAAAGAGCTGACATGA
- a CDS encoding phosphoribosylaminoimidazolesuccinocarboxamide synthase produces MIIAKGKTKIVKPGPEPHTVLLETQDVLTGGDAAKKETIHEIGIHKTTQAANVFSLLNKKGLPTAFIRRASPNELLCYGCDMLPLELVVRRYAWGSYLYRNPQFKGDRPHRFETPVWELFHKQSVIARPITDRPYQTGEEEARAKFLKNGKWAEGVYTDPYIQVKDGHWFLYPAKKPVEGEPLMEAQPPCTEAEFDEIVNKIMLPCFLALEEAWKKVETAYGPVALVDLKIEVGRRQSDGKIVIADVIDNDSWRIWPGADPTKQLDKQCFRDDNPLSCVAENYVMVADLTSKFL; encoded by the coding sequence ATGATCATCGCGAAAGGGAAGACTAAGATTGTGAAGCCCGGCCCGGAGCCGCATACTGTTTTACTCGAGACGCAGGATGTCCTCACGGGCGGGGATGCCGCAAAGAAGGAGACCATCCACGAGATCGGCATCCATAAGACGACTCAGGCGGCTAACGTATTCTCGCTGCTGAACAAGAAAGGCCTGCCCACGGCCTTCATCCGCCGGGCCTCGCCGAACGAGCTGCTCTGCTACGGGTGCGACATGCTGCCTCTCGAGCTGGTCGTCAGGCGGTACGCGTGGGGCTCTTACCTGTACCGGAATCCCCAGTTCAAGGGCGACAGGCCCCACAGATTCGAGACGCCGGTGTGGGAGCTGTTCCACAAGCAGTCAGTAATAGCCCGGCCCATCACCGACAGGCCCTACCAGACGGGAGAGGAAGAGGCCCGGGCAAAGTTTCTCAAGAACGGCAAGTGGGCGGAGGGAGTCTACACCGACCCGTACATCCAGGTCAAGGACGGCCACTGGTTCCTGTACCCTGCGAAGAAGCCCGTGGAAGGCGAGCCCCTCATGGAGGCGCAGCCGCCCTGCACAGAGGCCGAGTTCGACGAAATCGTCAACAAGATCATGCTGCCCTGCTTCCTGGCGCTCGAAGAGGCGTGGAAAAAGGTAGAGACCGCCTACGGTCCAGTCGCCCTCGTCGACCTTAAAATCGAGGTCGGCCGCCGCCAGTCCGACGGCAAAATTGTCATAGCTGACGTGATCGACAACGACAGCTGGCGCATCTGGCCCGGCGCCGACCCGACGAAGCAGCTCGACAAGCAGTGCTTCAGGGACGACAACCCGCTTTCCTGCGTGGCGGAGAACTACGTCATGGTCGCCGACCTGACGAGCAAATTCCTGTAA
- the accC gene encoding acetyl-CoA carboxylase biotin carboxylase subunit: MFNKVLIANRGEIALRVIRACRELGIQSVAVYSEADAKSLHVKHADEAYCIGPPPAKSSYLNTDAIIEVATDSGCDAIHPGYGFLSENAPFVESVRKAGIEFIGPSASVIKKLGDKTVARNTMKKAGLPLIPGSPGTLKSENEAIELANRFGYPCIIKASGGGGGRGMRLVFSDADVPDAFHSAKREAEAFFNNGDVYMEKYLEEPRHIEFQIIADKSGNVVHLGERDCSIQRRHQKLLEEAPSPRMTAMLRETMGNAAIQGAKAVKYENAGTFEFLLDKYGNFYFMEVNTRIQVEHPVTELVTGIDLVKQQILVAAGEELPFKQSDIKINGHAIECRINAEDPQENFFPSPGKITMYNPPGGPGVRLDGISYTGYEIPPYYDSMVAKLIVWDSNRQGAINRMRRALDEYTIEGVKTTIPFHKMILFNAYFRKGEYSTNFIPKRILNEDKLIPKEIKKCLKTKVFGHKIHYFEEVASTNRIAKEMAATGAEEGTMILAETQSGGIKGRIGREWISPFGGVSFSLVLRPKAAPRNASKITLAAASAVCKTIREMYGLDARISWPNDVLIGGRKVCGILTDIAMDVNSIKYIVLGFGVNVNVEMLSFPTKIQKSATSIKEELGKTVSRKDFIDALLREFEIQYEHFNEGRYEEILTGYKSLIYPLGSRVIVKDQDNLYEGISVDITEDGAFVMKAKDGSLMTFMTGDVHAHPDEIIKKPAPQPS, translated from the coding sequence ATGTTCAACAAAGTACTGATCGCCAACCGCGGCGAAATTGCGCTGCGAGTCATCAGGGCCTGCAGGGAACTGGGCATCCAGTCTGTGGCCGTCTACTCCGAGGCGGACGCGAAGTCCCTGCACGTCAAGCATGCTGACGAAGCTTACTGCATAGGGCCGCCACCGGCCAAGAGCAGCTACCTGAACACCGACGCGATCATCGAAGTCGCCACGGATTCAGGCTGCGACGCCATCCACCCCGGCTACGGTTTCCTGTCGGAAAACGCCCCCTTCGTGGAGTCGGTCCGCAAGGCAGGAATTGAGTTCATCGGGCCCTCAGCATCAGTGATCAAGAAGCTGGGCGACAAGACCGTGGCCCGGAACACCATGAAGAAGGCCGGACTGCCCCTTATCCCCGGCTCGCCGGGCACCCTCAAGAGCGAGAACGAGGCCATCGAGCTGGCCAACCGGTTCGGCTACCCGTGTATCATCAAGGCCTCGGGTGGAGGCGGCGGCAGAGGCATGCGATTAGTGTTCTCGGACGCCGACGTCCCCGACGCCTTTCACAGCGCCAAACGCGAGGCGGAGGCGTTCTTCAACAACGGCGACGTCTACATGGAAAAATACCTGGAGGAGCCCCGCCATATCGAGTTCCAGATCATCGCTGACAAGAGCGGCAACGTCGTCCACCTGGGGGAGAGAGACTGCTCCATCCAGCGCAGACACCAGAAACTGCTGGAGGAAGCCCCGTCTCCGAGGATGACGGCAATGCTCAGGGAGACCATGGGCAACGCGGCCATCCAGGGTGCGAAAGCGGTCAAATACGAGAACGCCGGCACCTTCGAGTTTTTACTGGACAAGTACGGCAACTTCTACTTCATGGAGGTCAACACCCGCATCCAGGTAGAGCACCCGGTCACCGAGCTGGTCACGGGCATTGACCTGGTCAAGCAGCAGATACTTGTCGCTGCGGGCGAAGAGCTGCCGTTCAAGCAGAGCGACATCAAGATCAACGGCCACGCCATAGAGTGCAGGATTAACGCTGAGGACCCTCAGGAGAACTTCTTCCCGTCCCCGGGCAAGATCACCATGTACAACCCGCCCGGAGGCCCGGGCGTGAGGCTGGACGGCATCTCCTACACGGGCTACGAGATTCCCCCGTATTACGATTCGATGGTCGCCAAGCTTATCGTGTGGGACTCGAACAGGCAGGGCGCTATCAACCGCATGCGCCGGGCGCTGGACGAGTACACCATAGAGGGCGTAAAGACCACCATCCCGTTCCACAAGATGATCCTGTTCAACGCCTACTTCAGGAAAGGCGAGTACAGCACGAACTTCATCCCGAAGCGCATCCTGAACGAGGACAAGCTAATCCCGAAGGAGATCAAGAAATGCCTCAAGACGAAGGTCTTCGGGCACAAGATCCACTACTTCGAGGAAGTAGCGTCCACGAACCGGATCGCCAAGGAGATGGCGGCGACGGGAGCCGAAGAGGGCACCATGATCCTCGCAGAGACCCAGAGCGGCGGCATCAAGGGCCGCATCGGCAGAGAGTGGATCTCGCCCTTCGGCGGCGTCTCCTTCTCGCTGGTGCTCCGGCCCAAGGCAGCCCCCCGCAACGCGTCCAAGATCACGCTGGCGGCGGCCTCCGCCGTCTGCAAGACGATCAGGGAGATGTACGGCCTCGATGCCCGGATCAGCTGGCCCAACGACGTCCTGATCGGCGGCCGCAAAGTCTGCGGCATTTTGACCGACATCGCCATGGACGTCAACTCGATCAAGTACATCGTGCTCGGCTTCGGCGTCAACGTCAACGTGGAGATGCTCTCCTTCCCCACCAAGATCCAGAAGTCGGCCACCTCGATCAAGGAAGAGCTGGGCAAGACAGTTTCCCGCAAGGACTTCATCGACGCCCTGCTACGGGAATTCGAGATCCAGTACGAGCACTTCAACGAAGGCAGGTACGAGGAAATCCTGACCGGGTACAAGAGCCTGATCTATCCGCTGGGCAGCCGGGTCATCGTCAAAGATCAGGACAACCTGTACGAAGGAATCTCCGTCGACATCACCGAGGACGGCGCGTTCGTGATGAAAGCCAAAGACGGCTCCCTCATGACCTTCATGACCGGGGACGTGCACGCCCACCCGGACGAGATTATAAAGAAGCCTGCGCCTCAGCCTTCGTAA
- a CDS encoding EFR1 family ferrodoxin (N-terminal region resembles flavodoxins. C-terminal ferrodoxin region binds two 4Fe-4S clusters.) yields the protein MRATIVYFSQTGNTEKVAYELADQLQRAGYEVTPLLFEDVADFPEALQGVDLLGIGFPTFFGYPPQFVLDMIAGLDKADGTGAFVFTTYGGATAGDSLYDAASALAKKGYRFLGGLKIEGADNYPQGIALRINAGRPDGTDMNAVDEFAGKILDALRSGRSLDPEKLASTNEFFVGSRNKPRQEVLRSIFKNVQGKIVFDDKQCLFCETCKKSCPTKSITSGEAFPEFSWTCIGGMHCFQCIRVCPGKALHAEFPGTIEDYQKFWAPISDSPEEKRRTYVAA from the coding sequence ATGAGGGCAACTATCGTTTACTTCTCCCAGACCGGCAACACTGAAAAGGTCGCCTACGAGCTGGCCGACCAGCTCCAGCGGGCGGGCTACGAAGTGACCCCGCTCCTCTTCGAGGACGTGGCTGACTTTCCGGAGGCACTGCAGGGAGTGGACCTGCTGGGCATCGGCTTCCCCACCTTTTTCGGATACCCCCCGCAGTTTGTCCTGGACATGATCGCCGGGCTGGACAAAGCAGACGGCACCGGCGCCTTCGTGTTCACCACCTACGGCGGCGCCACCGCGGGAGACAGCCTCTACGATGCGGCATCGGCGCTGGCTAAGAAGGGCTACAGGTTCCTCGGCGGCCTCAAAATAGAGGGAGCGGACAACTACCCCCAGGGTATCGCCCTCCGGATCAACGCCGGCAGGCCTGACGGCACCGATATGAACGCCGTCGACGAGTTCGCCGGCAAAATCCTGGACGCCCTCAGGTCCGGCCGCAGCCTCGACCCGGAAAAGCTGGCCAGCACCAACGAATTCTTCGTCGGCAGCCGGAATAAGCCCCGGCAAGAGGTGCTCAGGAGCATCTTCAAGAATGTGCAGGGCAAGATCGTCTTCGACGATAAACAGTGCCTCTTCTGCGAGACCTGCAAGAAATCGTGCCCCACTAAAAGTATCACCTCCGGTGAAGCGTTCCCCGAGTTCAGCTGGACGTGCATCGGCGGCATGCACTGCTTCCAGTGCATCAGGGTATGCCCGGGAAAGGCCTTGCACGCCGAGTTCCCCGGCACCATCGAGGACTACCAGAAGTTCTGGGCCCCGATCTCCGACAGCCCCGAGGAAAAGCGCCGGACGTACGTCGCCGCATAG
- the oadA gene encoding sodium-extruding oxaloacetate decarboxylase subunit alpha has product MVKITDTILRDAHQSLAATRMKTDDMLPVVEKLDQVGFYSLEAWGGATFDTCIRFLNEDPWERLRKIKGAAKNTPIQMLLRGQNLVGYRHYSDDVVEKFVELAAKNGVDIFRVFDAVNDIRNMEVSIKAAKKAGKQVQGTICYTISPVHTNDAFVAMAKELAALECDSICIKDMAGLIGPKDAADLVPRLKKEVGLPVDLHCHCTNGIAPMSYYAAIEAGVDIVDCAMSPFSFGTSQPATETIVGALIGTKYDTGLDLKLLAEIAEYFLKVREKYDAIIDPITERIDVNVLVYQIPGGMLSNLVSQLKQQNAMSKYDAVLKEVPVVRRELGYPPLVTPTSQIVGTQAVLNVVLGERYKVIPKEVKDYVKGLYGRAPGQIDPEVQKKVIGEDQPITGRPADLLAPEMEEVRKKVDELGLASVKEEDYLTYALYPQIAEKFLKGEIVAEQIKPKAQSLPSKLGPNAQKFLVELDGKVMEMRIEAVGAPAGAMPLFAQAKTMEAAAPEPVVEGDVDGGVISPMQGTILKVNVKVGDTVKKGDVVAVLEAMKMENDIVAHSSGTVKAVYMQKGKNVDANALLAVIE; this is encoded by the coding sequence ATGGTCAAAATAACGGACACGATCCTGCGCGATGCGCACCAGTCACTGGCTGCGACGCGGATGAAAACCGACGATATGCTCCCGGTTGTGGAAAAGCTGGACCAGGTAGGCTTCTATTCTCTCGAAGCCTGGGGAGGGGCCACTTTCGATACCTGTATCCGGTTCCTCAATGAAGACCCGTGGGAGCGGCTGAGAAAGATCAAGGGCGCTGCGAAGAACACTCCGATACAGATGCTTCTCCGGGGCCAGAACCTCGTGGGCTACCGGCACTACTCCGACGACGTCGTGGAGAAGTTCGTCGAGCTGGCGGCTAAGAACGGCGTGGACATTTTCAGGGTTTTCGACGCGGTCAACGATATCCGGAACATGGAAGTGTCCATCAAGGCTGCGAAGAAGGCGGGCAAGCAAGTTCAGGGTACCATCTGCTACACTATCAGCCCGGTGCACACCAACGACGCGTTCGTGGCCATGGCCAAAGAGCTCGCGGCGCTCGAGTGCGACTCCATTTGTATCAAGGATATGGCAGGCCTGATCGGGCCTAAGGACGCGGCCGATCTGGTGCCCCGCCTGAAGAAGGAAGTGGGCCTGCCCGTAGACCTGCACTGCCACTGTACCAACGGCATCGCCCCGATGAGCTACTATGCAGCCATCGAGGCAGGCGTGGACATCGTCGACTGCGCCATGTCCCCGTTCAGCTTCGGCACGTCCCAGCCGGCCACGGAGACCATCGTGGGCGCCCTTATCGGGACGAAGTACGACACTGGCCTCGACTTGAAGCTGCTGGCGGAGATCGCCGAGTACTTCCTGAAGGTCAGGGAGAAGTACGATGCCATCATCGACCCCATCACAGAGAGAATCGACGTCAACGTTTTAGTGTACCAGATCCCTGGCGGAATGCTCTCCAACCTCGTATCCCAGCTCAAGCAGCAGAATGCCATGAGCAAGTACGATGCCGTGCTCAAGGAAGTTCCCGTCGTGCGCAGGGAGCTCGGCTACCCGCCCCTCGTGACGCCCACCAGCCAGATCGTGGGCACCCAGGCGGTGCTTAACGTGGTGCTGGGCGAGCGGTACAAAGTCATTCCCAAGGAAGTCAAGGACTACGTCAAAGGCCTGTACGGCAGGGCCCCCGGCCAGATCGACCCGGAGGTGCAGAAGAAGGTCATCGGCGAGGATCAGCCCATCACCGGCCGGCCGGCCGACCTGCTGGCCCCCGAGATGGAGGAAGTGCGGAAGAAGGTCGACGAGCTCGGCCTGGCCAGCGTGAAGGAAGAGGACTACCTGACTTATGCCCTGTACCCGCAGATCGCCGAAAAGTTCCTGAAAGGCGAGATTGTCGCGGAGCAGATCAAGCCCAAGGCACAGTCGCTGCCCTCGAAGCTGGGCCCGAACGCCCAGAAGTTCCTCGTGGAGCTGGACGGCAAGGTCATGGAGATGCGCATCGAGGCCGTGGGCGCTCCCGCAGGCGCGATGCCGCTGTTCGCCCAGGCTAAGACAATGGAAGCCGCAGCGCCGGAGCCGGTAGTCGAAGGGGACGTGGACGGCGGAGTCATCAGCCCCATGCAGGGCACCATCCTGAAGGTCAACGTGAAAGTAGGAGACACAGTCAAGAAGGGCGACGTGGTAGCGGTCCTCGAGGCCATGAAGATGGAGAACGACATCGTGGCTCACAGCTCGGGCACCGTCAAGGCCGTGTACATGCAGAAGGGCAAGAACGTCGACGCCAACGCATTGCTGGCGGTCATCGAATAG